From the genome of Macrobrachium nipponense isolate FS-2020 chromosome 43, ASM1510439v2, whole genome shotgun sequence, one region includes:
- the LOC135213595 gene encoding LOW QUALITY PROTEIN: splicing factor YJU2-like (The sequence of the model RefSeq protein was modified relative to this genomic sequence to represent the inferred CDS: deleted 1 base in 1 codon), translated as MSERKVLNKYYPPDFDPSKIPRARCPRNRQFTVRLMVPCNIKCHTCGEYIAKGKKFNARKEDVEDMTYLGVRIYRFYIKCPGCLAEISFRTDPESTDYVIEAGAHRNFQALKLAEEQAAREEREAKEEIESNPMLLLENRTQQSQYEMEVLESLEDLRDMNERHAGIDLGKITEKYEEERKMTQEQREEAEKLEALKALVLGEMIEGQMVKRVAPEDLLESQPSKKLKPLVENTTKTHQITLANKHIDVPRKNTMKSKLTGLIKVKGDKDSSKGEKSNENTVNNSEIQKEQDKGKELAKGSSSDLPEPQVGSTLSSKSVATLLSSKANATKTPSLVAAQKPLNGLSFLGAYSDSESGEEST; from the exons ATGTCAGAACGGAAAGTTTTAAACAAGTATTATCCTCCTGATTTTGACCCTTCAAAGATCCCCAGGGCAAGATGCCCCAGAAACAGACAATTTACTGTCCGTTTGATGGTTCCATGTAATATCAAGTGTCATACGTGCGGTGAATATAttgccaaaggaaaaaaatttaatgcaCGAAAAGAAGACGTGGAAGACATGACTTACCTAGGAGTTCGTATATACAGGTTTTACATAAAATGCCCTGGTTGTCTTGCTGAGATTTCTTTCAGAACAGACCCAGAAAGTACCGATTATGTCATTGAAGCAGGAGCCCACAGAAATTTCCAGGCACTGAAATTGGCTGAAGAGCAGGCAGctagggaagaaagagaagccaAAGAAGAAATAGAGTCCAACCCAATGTTACTGTTGGAAAATCGCACACAGCAATCCCAGTACGAGATGGAAGTTCTTGAGTCTTTGGAGGATCTTCGAGACATGAATGAGCGTCATGCTGGCATCGATTTAGGGAAGATTACTGAAAAAtatgaagaggaaagaaagatgaCACAAGAACAACGTGAAGAAGCTGAGAAATTGGAGGCATTGAAAGCCTTG GTTCTTGGGGAAATGATTGAGGGACAGATGGTCAAGCGAGTTGCACCTGAGGATTTGTTAGAAAGTCAGCCCTCAAAAAAATTGAAGCCATTGGTTGAAAATACCACCAAAACACATCAGATAACACTAGCCAACAAACATATAGATGTCCCCAGAAAGAATACAATGAAGTCAAAACTTACAGGATTGATTAAAGTAAAGGGTGATAAAGATTCCAGCAAAGGTGAGAAGAGCAATGAAAATACAGTGAATAACTCAGAAATCCAGAAAGAACAAGACAAAGGTAAGGAATTGGCAAAAGGCAGTTCATCAGATTTACCAGAACCACAAGTAGGGTCAACTCTCTCCTCAAAATCTGTTGCGACTCTTCTATCAAGTAAAGCCAATGCTACAAAAACACCCAGTCTAGTTGCTGCACAAAAGCCATTAAATGGACTGTCCTTTTTAGGGGCATATTCTGATTCAGAATCTGGGGAAGAGAGTACCTGA